One segment of Nocardioides sp. QY071 DNA contains the following:
- a CDS encoding VOC family protein, translating to MSPYWITAFLDSAPAHHQETVGFWQEASGYAVSPPRGAHDEFASLLPPDGDPYLKVQRRHAGADRIHLDLHVADPLAAADAARVAGASIVADRGYVVMASPAGFVFCFVDHAASGVPAATVHAHGSASRVRQVAIDVPRASYDRELGFWTAVTHGTPRQSVVAEEFYVLDAPPGQPLGLLIQRLGADDTGEVRAHLDWGTTDRAAETERHLGLGARVLAQHQHWTVLTDPVGRVYCLTDAAP from the coding sequence ATGAGCCCGTACTGGATCACCGCCTTCCTCGACAGCGCCCCGGCGCACCACCAGGAGACGGTCGGGTTCTGGCAGGAGGCGAGCGGGTACGCCGTCTCCCCGCCCCGGGGCGCCCACGACGAGTTCGCCTCGCTGCTGCCGCCCGACGGCGACCCCTACCTCAAGGTGCAGCGACGCCACGCCGGCGCCGACCGGATCCACCTCGACCTCCACGTCGCCGACCCGCTCGCCGCGGCCGATGCCGCGCGGGTCGCGGGCGCCTCGATCGTCGCGGACCGCGGGTATGTCGTGATGGCCTCGCCCGCGGGGTTCGTGTTCTGCTTCGTCGACCACGCCGCCTCCGGGGTGCCGGCGGCCACGGTGCACGCCCACGGATCCGCGTCGCGGGTGCGCCAGGTCGCGATCGACGTGCCGCGGGCGTCGTACGACAGGGAGCTGGGGTTCTGGACCGCTGTCACGCACGGGACACCGCGTCAGTCGGTGGTCGCCGAGGAGTTCTACGTGCTCGACGCGCCGCCCGGGCAGCCGCTCGGCCTGCTGATCCAGCGCCTCGGCGCCGACGACACCGGCGAGGTCCGTGCCCACCTCGACTGGGGGACCACCGATCGCGCCGCGGAGACCGAGCGCCACCTCGGCCTCGGGGCGCGGGTGCTCGCCCAGCATCAGCACTGGACGGTGCTCACCGACCCGGTGGGCCGGGTCTACTGCCTCACGGACGCCG